DNA from Streptomyces sp. NBC_01260:
CCAGCTGGCCGGTGAGACCGAAGGCTGAGTCACGTCCCGCCGACTGAACGCTCCGCCCGGGCCGCAGGCTGTCGCCCGCGGCGTGTCGTGGCCGGCGGTCAGGCCAGGCGCTGCCGCACCCATGCCGACAGCCGGTCCACAGCGACGATCAGGACCAGCACGACCAGGATGTGAGTCAGCATCTCGTCGAACTGGAACAGCCTGATCGACTGGTTGATCAGGAAGCCGATGCCTCCCGCGCCGACGAGTCCCAGCACCAGCGAAGCACGCACGTTGACGTCCAGCCGGTACAGCAGCAGTCCGATCAGCTGGGGTGCCACGGTCGGCAGCAGGGCGTGCGCCGCGATCTGGATCCTGCCTGCCCCCGCCGAGCGCAGGGCCTGCACCGGACCGGGGTCGGCGTCCTCCAGCGCCTCCGCCCACAGCTTGCCCATCACACCGACGTTGTGGAGAAGCAACGCAAGTACGCCCGGGAAGGGACCGAGTCCGACAGCGGTGACGAAGATCAGGGCGAAGACGACGTCAGGTACGGCGCGCAGGAACGACAGCAGGGAGCGCGCCACCTGGTAGACCGTCGTCGAGGGGGCGGTCCCGCGCGCCGCGAGCAGTGCCAGGAGCAGCGAGAACGGCACGGACAGGGTCGTGCCGAGCAACCCGATCCACAGGGTGACCAGCGCACCGTTGAGACTGGGTTCCAGGACGTCCCAGCTCAGATCGGGCGGGATCGCGTCACCCAGAAAGTCCACGATGCCTCCCCAGCCCTCGGCCAGCGCTCCGAAGGACATGTCGGTGGTGTTCCACGCGACGACATGAGCGGTGACCACCGCGGCGGTGACCACGGCTCCCACAGCCGTGGCCCGTGGCCGGGCGGGCTTCGGGGGGACGGGAAGCGTTCGTACCTCATTGAGGTCGATCATGAAACGGCCTCCACAACCGCGGCCCGGTAGAGGGCGTCGACGTTCTGGCCGGGTGGCCCGTTCAGGATCACCCGGCCGCTTCGCAGGCCGACCATGCGGTCGGCGTGGCGGGCGGCGAGCGAGGGCTGGTGCAGGACAGCGAGGACGGCCAGGCCCGCGTCGTGGGCGAGCTCGGCCAGCAGCGCGAGTACCTGCTCGGACGCGGCCGGGTCCAGTGCCGACACCGGTTCGTCGGCCAGCAGGACGCGGGGGCGCTGGCACAGGGCACGAGCCACGGCGACGCGCTGCTGCTGGCCGCCGGAGAGGCGGCCCGCGCGGTCGTGCGCCCGGTCGGCGAGACCCACCCGGTCCAGGCAGGCCATCGCCTCCTCCCGCAGTGCGCGTGGGAACAGTGCGGGAACCAGCGAGTGCCTCAGCCACAGCCGGCCGAGGGCGCCGGCGCACACGTTCTCCAGGACGGTGCGCCGGCGCACGAGGTGGATGTGCTGGAAGACCACGGCGGTGTCCAGCGGCGCGGACGGCTTCCCGTCGATGGTCACGCTGCCCGCCGCCATCGGTTCCAGGCCGGCGGCGGCTCGTAGCAGGGTCGACTTGCCGGAGCCGTTGGCCCCGAGTACGGCGAGCAGCTCGCCCCGGGCGACGTCGACGTCCGCCCCGTGCAGCACCTGCCGCTCTCCGTACCGCACGGTGATCCCTGACAGGGCGAGCATCAGACGTCCTTCTCAGTCAGGTTCAGGGCGGCGGCCAGGTCGAACAGCGGCTGGTACGTGGACTTGTCCACGGCGATCAGCGGCGCCGGCGGGTCCACGTCGAGGAGGGCGCCGATCTTGCCGACCTTGTCCGACGGCAGCTTCAGCAGCGCGTCGGTGACGGCCTTCTTGAATTCGGCGTCCAGGCTGCCGCGGACGGTGATCGGGTCGTTCGGGATCGGATCGGAGCCCCACACCTTCCGGAACCCGGACGGGTCGAAAGTACCGGCGGCGGTGGCACTCGCCAGCTGCTGGGAGTTGACCTCGGCCGCGTCGACCGTGCCCTTG
Protein-coding regions in this window:
- a CDS encoding phosphonate ABC transporter ATP-binding protein, coding for MLALSGITVRYGERQVLHGADVDVARGELLAVLGANGSGKSTLLRAAAGLEPMAAGSVTIDGKPSAPLDTAVVFQHIHLVRRRTVLENVCAGALGRLWLRHSLVPALFPRALREEAMACLDRVGLADRAHDRAGRLSGGQQQRVAVARALCQRPRVLLADEPVSALDPAASEQVLALLAELAHDAGLAVLAVLHQPSLAARHADRMVGLRSGRVILNGPPGQNVDALYRAAVVEAVS
- the phnE gene encoding phosphonate ABC transporter, permease protein PhnE, which translates into the protein MIDLNEVRTLPVPPKPARPRATAVGAVVTAAVVTAHVVAWNTTDMSFGALAEGWGGIVDFLGDAIPPDLSWDVLEPSLNGALVTLWIGLLGTTLSVPFSLLLALLAARGTAPSTTVYQVARSLLSFLRAVPDVVFALIFVTAVGLGPFPGVLALLLHNVGVMGKLWAEALEDADPGPVQALRSAGAGRIQIAAHALLPTVAPQLIGLLLYRLDVNVRASLVLGLVGAGGIGFLINQSIRLFQFDEMLTHILVVLVLIVAVDRLSAWVRQRLA